One Edaphobacter flagellatus genomic region harbors:
- a CDS encoding FAD-binding and (Fe-S)-binding domain-containing protein, with product MSTTTTSASASPFVLLPSSHARAHDQFDGAAALEQALKQKIRGEVRFDAASRALYATDASNYRHIPIGLVVPLDEEDVIATVAVCREFGAPVLSRGGGTSLAGQTTNAAVILDFSKYMNKMGPVDPVSRTVHVQPGIVLDRVREAAEKFALTYAPDPATHSRCTIGGMIGNNSCGVHALMGGKTVDNIHSLDILLYDGTRMTVGVTSDEDLQQKIAAGGRVGGLYAGLKEIRDRYADLVRQKFPNIPRRVSGYNLDELLPENSFNVARALVGSEGTCAIILGATLNLVESPQFRTLVGVGFEDVFVAADHVPAVLKFKPIGLEGMDGLLLDSLRSKQKALNDIPLLPEGRGFLLVEFGGNSQVEADEKARAFAAAFEYAAESRIYNHDEAHRVWAIRESGLGATSFVPGKRTGWEGWEDAAVSPEQLGSYLRAIFALMQEYDYWAPMYGHFGQGCVHMRLSFDLETPQGILNFREFMDKAADIALAHGGSLSGEHGDGQARGALLPKMFGPELIEAFRKFKRLFDPDYKLNPHKLIDPHEIHEDLRLGVDYKPWEPKTHFAFAEDNGSFARATLRCVGVGACRKADAGTMCPSYMATGEEQHSTRGRAHLLWELMQREVLPNDWANEQVRESLDLCLSCKACKSECPVSVDMATYKAEFLSHHYEHHTRPLAHYAFGRIDQWARLASIAPGIVNAINNAPGISSLIKRVLHIHPSRSFPKFAKAFTPDRRMARDARRRRGDRREPLPADAPKVFLWADTFNNYFHPATMRAAHQVLTTAGFRVTLPNHHLCCGRPLYDFGLLDTAKKYLVKVMDALTAEIEAGTPVVVLEPSCATVFRDELVNLFPNDPRAAKLRSQIFLLSEFLVRYAPEYEPPKIEGKIVLHGHCHHKSGPGMADEVKVLRATGAEVELLDSGCCGMAGPFGFEEDKYEISQTLGDRVLLPAVRKNKNAIIVSDGFSCCEQITQNTDARPKHLAEVLAEAEQD from the coding sequence TTGTCCACGACCACGACTTCCGCATCCGCCTCACCCTTTGTGCTTCTTCCCAGCTCGCATGCGCGGGCGCATGACCAGTTTGACGGTGCTGCAGCGCTGGAACAGGCGCTGAAGCAGAAGATTCGTGGCGAGGTACGTTTCGATGCTGCTTCGCGCGCGCTGTATGCGACAGACGCCTCAAATTACAGGCATATTCCTATCGGCCTGGTGGTTCCACTGGACGAAGAGGATGTGATTGCAACGGTGGCTGTCTGTCGTGAGTTTGGTGCGCCGGTGTTGTCGCGTGGTGGCGGAACGTCGCTGGCCGGGCAGACGACGAATGCGGCGGTGATTCTCGACTTCTCGAAGTACATGAACAAGATGGGACCGGTGGACCCGGTGAGCCGCACCGTCCATGTACAGCCCGGTATTGTGCTGGACCGCGTGCGCGAGGCAGCGGAGAAGTTCGCCCTCACGTATGCGCCTGATCCGGCAACGCACAGTCGCTGCACGATTGGCGGCATGATCGGCAACAACTCCTGCGGTGTGCATGCGCTGATGGGCGGCAAGACGGTGGACAACATCCATTCGCTCGATATTTTGCTGTACGACGGTACGCGGATGACGGTGGGTGTGACGAGCGATGAGGATCTGCAACAGAAGATTGCTGCCGGTGGCCGCGTGGGCGGCCTGTATGCGGGGCTGAAGGAGATTCGAGATCGCTATGCTGATCTCGTCCGGCAGAAGTTCCCAAATATTCCGCGGCGTGTCTCCGGTTACAACCTGGATGAACTGCTGCCGGAGAACAGTTTCAACGTGGCTCGCGCGCTGGTGGGCAGTGAGGGCACCTGCGCAATCATTCTTGGAGCGACGCTGAACCTAGTGGAGAGTCCGCAGTTCCGTACGCTGGTGGGAGTTGGCTTTGAGGATGTTTTTGTTGCGGCGGATCATGTCCCGGCGGTACTGAAATTCAAGCCGATCGGATTGGAGGGCATGGATGGGCTGCTGCTCGATTCACTGCGCTCAAAGCAGAAGGCGCTGAACGATATTCCCCTGCTGCCGGAGGGGCGGGGATTTCTGCTGGTTGAGTTCGGCGGCAACTCACAGGTTGAAGCCGATGAGAAGGCGCGTGCGTTTGCGGCTGCCTTTGAATATGCAGCGGAGTCGCGCATCTATAACCACGATGAGGCGCATCGCGTCTGGGCTATTCGAGAGTCGGGTCTGGGAGCAACTTCCTTCGTGCCGGGCAAGCGCACCGGCTGGGAGGGGTGGGAGGACGCGGCGGTTTCGCCGGAGCAGCTTGGCTCGTACCTGCGCGCCATCTTTGCGTTGATGCAGGAGTATGACTACTGGGCTCCGATGTACGGCCACTTCGGACAGGGTTGCGTGCATATGCGGTTGAGCTTCGACCTGGAGACGCCGCAGGGCATTCTCAACTTCCGCGAGTTCATGGACAAGGCTGCAGACATCGCTCTGGCGCACGGCGGCTCGCTCTCGGGCGAGCACGGCGATGGGCAAGCACGTGGTGCTCTGCTGCCGAAGATGTTTGGGCCGGAGCTGATCGAGGCTTTCCGCAAGTTCAAACGGCTTTTTGATCCGGACTATAAGCTGAACCCACATAAGCTGATTGATCCTCATGAGATTCACGAGGACCTGCGGCTGGGCGTGGACTACAAGCCCTGGGAGCCGAAGACGCACTTCGCTTTTGCGGAGGACAATGGTTCATTCGCTCGTGCCACGCTGCGATGTGTTGGCGTGGGTGCGTGTCGCAAGGCCGATGCAGGCACGATGTGTCCGAGTTACATGGCGACGGGCGAAGAGCAGCACTCGACGCGTGGGCGAGCGCATCTGCTGTGGGAGCTGATGCAGCGCGAGGTGTTGCCGAACGATTGGGCGAACGAACAGGTGCGGGAATCGCTGGACCTGTGTCTCTCGTGCAAGGCGTGTAAGAGCGAGTGTCCCGTGAGCGTGGACATGGCGACGTACAAGGCTGAGTTTCTGTCACATCATTACGAGCATCACACGCGGCCGCTGGCGCACTATGCGTTTGGGCGTATCGACCAGTGGGCGAGGCTGGCGTCGATTGCTCCGGGGATTGTGAACGCGATCAACAATGCTCCGGGGATTTCGAGCCTGATCAAGCGTGTGTTGCATATTCATCCCAGCCGCAGTTTTCCGAAGTTTGCCAAGGCGTTTACGCCGGATCGCCGGATGGCTCGCGATGCGCGGCGCAGGCGTGGCGATCGCAGGGAGCCGCTTCCGGCGGATGCGCCGAAGGTTTTTCTATGGGCCGATACCTTCAACAACTACTTCCATCCAGCGACAATGCGTGCGGCACATCAGGTGCTGACGACGGCGGGTTTTCGCGTTACTCTACCGAATCATCATCTGTGCTGCGGTCGTCCGCTGTACGACTTCGGCCTGTTGGATACGGCCAAGAAGTATCTGGTGAAGGTAATGGATGCGCTGACCGCTGAGATTGAAGCAGGCACACCGGTTGTTGTACTGGAACCGAGCTGTGCTACGGTCTTTCGCGATGAGCTGGTGAATCTGTTTCCGAACGATCCAAGGGCTGCGAAGCTGCGATCGCAGATCTTTCTGCTAAGCGAATTTCTTGTGCGTTATGCACCGGAATATGAGCCGCCGAAGATTGAAGGCAAGATTGTTCTGCATGGGCACTGCCATCACAAGTCCGGCCCTGGCATGGCGGATGAGGTGAAGGTGCTGCGTGCGACTGGGGCTGAGGTGGAGCTGCTGGATTCCGGCTGCTGCGGCATGGCGGGGCCGTTTGGATTCGAAGAGGATAAATACGAGATCTCGCAGACGCTGGGCGACCGTGTGCTGCTGCCGGCTGTGCGTAAGAACAAGAACGCCATCATTGTTTCGGACGGCTTCAGCTGTTGCGAACAGATTACGCAGAATACGGATGCACGACCGAAGCATCTGGCCGAGGTGCTGGCTGAGGCGGAGCAGGATTAG
- a CDS encoding alpha-amylase family glycosyl hydrolase, giving the protein MTSAPWWKHSVIYQADPRGFDGLHSLATHLDYIHSIGVDALLLTPLSNNVTQAIDPALGTLDDFDEIVRNASQFNIRVLVQLDPHAADLNATSRLWLAHGVAGFYIPGASSAQLAEVRRAASSFAGQRIVISDLASIDAQARGSDASQLVADGRAGTQEKFTASAVRPALEATQQLADQGRSIPLLFSDAPALKRSIERYGDSTHNVEIAKQVATMLLTTRAATMLFYSQELGLTGSTQDDSKVFFDEPKKGQQPAPGSVAAGNASPASLLNWYRQLSALTHSNRTISSGAMMTLNHDDQNVLAWVRKPQAVSPATPAIVVVENLSAQPVTISLKADIQRLRLKGSFLRTVLRSDNAMGGMHLDGMTLPPFGVFIGELRY; this is encoded by the coding sequence ATGACCTCAGCACCGTGGTGGAAACACAGCGTCATCTACCAGGCCGATCCTCGCGGTTTCGACGGCCTGCATTCGCTCGCCACGCATCTCGACTACATCCATTCCATCGGAGTCGACGCGCTGTTGCTCACTCCACTCAGCAACAATGTCACACAGGCGATCGATCCGGCACTCGGAACGCTCGATGATTTCGATGAGATCGTTCGCAATGCCAGTCAATTCAATATCCGCGTGCTGGTCCAGCTCGATCCCCACGCCGCCGATCTCAACGCAACCTCGCGACTCTGGCTCGCTCACGGCGTTGCCGGTTTCTACATCCCAGGAGCATCTTCAGCGCAACTCGCTGAAGTGCGTCGCGCCGCTAGCAGCTTCGCAGGACAGCGCATCGTCATCTCCGACCTCGCCTCAATCGACGCGCAGGCGCGAGGCTCCGACGCTTCGCAGCTCGTAGCCGATGGACGCGCAGGAACCCAGGAAAAATTCACCGCATCGGCAGTGCGCCCCGCTCTCGAAGCCACGCAACAGTTGGCTGATCAGGGTCGCAGCATCCCGCTGCTCTTCTCCGATGCGCCCGCGCTCAAACGCAGCATCGAACGCTATGGCGACAGCACACACAACGTCGAAATCGCAAAACAGGTCGCCACCATGCTGTTAACGACACGCGCCGCGACCATGCTCTTCTACAGTCAGGAGCTTGGCCTGACAGGTTCAACGCAAGACGACTCCAAAGTCTTCTTTGATGAGCCGAAGAAAGGCCAACAGCCGGCTCCAGGAAGCGTAGCCGCAGGCAACGCCAGTCCTGCATCGCTGCTGAACTGGTACCGCCAGCTCAGCGCGCTGACACACAGCAATCGCACGATCAGCTCCGGCGCGATGATGACACTCAATCACGACGACCAGAACGTCCTCGCGTGGGTTCGCAAACCGCAGGCTGTGTCACCCGCTACACCAGCAATCGTTGTCGTCGAGAATCTCTCTGCGCAACCGGTCACCATCTCGCTGAAGGCTGACATCCAGCGCTTACGGCTCAAGGGAAGCTTTCTCCGCACCGTACTGCGCTCCGACAACGCTATGGGTGGCATGCATCTGGACGGCATGACGCTACCACCTTTCGGCGTCTTCATCGGAGAGCTTCGCTACTAA
- a CDS encoding DUF1338 domain-containing protein, producing MRSQDGVLWQLLESLAGQERCARLFRVLVIHQDLTGDPGPRVSRAVLAQALNMLLFEDLLHRVPAATLYVDRCVAQGRTVMHDHGAVRTVALQGMGALPAGQEAIVRILRPLGYGLNGVYPLERLRMTGRSYAQADYPEEIAQFFISELHAERFSPDFQAAVKRVTSTSKDPVTPEAVELLKKLEKERSLSLEEAQELLPVLVKVFDRQHDDPALADYQVLQAESPEMAWISTEGNAFNHATDRVEDVDKLSDELKALKQPIKESVETSQSGRVRQTAFQAARVQRSFRCADGSMIQKEVPGSFYEFITRLHMPEKDGKRPLDLSFDSSNAQAIFKMTASTKPTAADVKQ from the coding sequence ATGAGATCGCAGGACGGCGTGTTGTGGCAACTACTGGAGTCGCTGGCGGGGCAGGAGCGTTGCGCCCGCCTTTTCCGTGTGTTGGTGATTCATCAGGATCTGACAGGTGATCCGGGACCTCGTGTTTCGCGCGCGGTGCTGGCGCAGGCGTTGAACATGCTGTTGTTTGAAGACCTGCTGCATCGCGTGCCAGCGGCAACACTCTATGTGGACCGCTGTGTCGCGCAGGGGCGTACGGTGATGCACGATCATGGCGCAGTGCGCACGGTAGCGTTGCAGGGAATGGGTGCGCTGCCGGCAGGACAGGAGGCGATTGTGCGCATCCTGCGACCGTTGGGGTATGGGCTGAATGGGGTGTATCCGCTGGAGAGGCTGCGTATGACGGGCCGCTCGTATGCGCAGGCCGATTATCCGGAGGAGATTGCGCAGTTCTTTATCAGCGAGCTGCATGCGGAGCGGTTCTCGCCAGACTTTCAAGCTGCGGTGAAGCGTGTGACGTCGACCTCGAAAGATCCAGTGACGCCGGAGGCTGTCGAGCTGCTGAAGAAGCTGGAGAAGGAGCGCAGCCTGTCATTGGAAGAGGCGCAGGAGCTGTTGCCGGTGCTGGTGAAGGTCTTCGACCGGCAGCATGACGATCCGGCGCTGGCCGACTACCAGGTACTGCAGGCTGAATCGCCGGAGATGGCATGGATTTCAACCGAGGGGAATGCCTTCAATCATGCGACGGATCGTGTGGAGGATGTCGACAAGCTGTCTGATGAGTTGAAGGCATTGAAACAGCCGATCAAGGAATCGGTGGAGACGTCTCAGTCGGGCCGGGTACGGCAGACGGCGTTTCAGGCGGCGCGGGTACAGCGCAGCTTCCGTTGTGCGGATGGCAGCATGATTCAGAAAGAGGTGCCGGGCTCGTTCTATGAGTTCATCACGCGACTGCACATGCCCGAGAAAGATGGAAAGCGGCCGCTTGACCTGAGTTTTGACAGCTCGAATGCGCAGGCGATCTTCAAGATGACGGCGAGCACGAAACCGACTGCCGCGGACGTAAAGCAGTAG